Below is a genomic region from Bacteroidota bacterium.
TTGATCGTAAGCTCGTTGTAAAAATGTAGAATAAATTGCACAAAATGGTTTTAATCCTTGAGTAGCTAAACCTGCAGAAAATGTTACCGCATGTTGTTCGGCAATTCCTACATCAAATGACCTGTCGGGAAATTCTTTAAGCATATAAGTCATAGAAGAACCTGTTGGCATTGCAGGGGTTACTCCAATTATATTTTTGTTTTTACGGGCAAGTTCTACAAGTGTTTTCCCAAAAACATCCTGATATTTTGGAGCTTCGTTACCATTGGTTTTTTTTAAACTTTTTCCGGTTTTTACATCAAAAAGACCGGGAGCATGAAAACGGGTTTGATCTTCTTCAGCATATTTATATCCTTTACCTTTGGTGGTAATTATGTGCAATATTTTTGGTCCTTCAATATGTTTGAGCTGTTGAAGTATTTTTACTGTTTTTTCAACATCATGTCCGTCAATAGGTCCAAAATATCTAAACTTTAAGGCTTCAAATAAATTACTTTGTTTAAAGAAGAATGTTTTTGTGCTATGTTCAATTTTTGAAGCAAATGATTGTGCATTTGGTCCGTATTTTTTGGTTTTCCCAAGTAATTTCCAAATATTATCTCTGAATTTATTGTATGAAACAGATGCTGTTGCACTTACTAAAAAATCTTTTAAAGCACCTACATTGGGGTCAATAGCAATGCGGTTATCATTTAATACAACCAATAGGTTTGCATTTGAAACACCTGCATTATTCAATGCTTCAAAAGACATCCCACCTGTTAATGACCCATCACCGATTACAGCAATATGATTTCGTTTTTTATTTCCTTTAATTTTATCGGCTTCTGCCATACCAAGTGCTGCCGAAATAGATGTTGATGAATGTCCTACTCCAAAGGAATCATACTCACTTTCACTCATTTTAGGGAATCCGCTAATCCCTCCAAGTTGCCTGTTTGTGTGAAAAACATCTTTTCTTCCTGTTAATATTTTGTGCCCGTAAGCCTGATGACCAACATCCCAAATTAAAGTGTCTTCAGGTGTATTAAATACATAATGTAAAGCAACTGTTAATTCAACAACACCAAGACTTGCGGCAAAATGTCCACCGTTAATAGCAACAGATTCAATGATAAAATCACGTAGTTCTTTTGATAAAAGACTTAAATCACTGACTTCTAGCTTCCTTACATCTTTTGGTAAATTTATTTTATCTAACAGTTTTGTTGTTCTTTCTTTTACCATTTTTTGCTAATTGGACATTCTTGATAATTAATTATTGAATTTCAAAATTACAAAATTCTTTTGAGTGGAAGCATTATTTTTAACAAGAGAATTAATATT
It encodes:
- the dxs gene encoding 1-deoxy-D-xylulose-5-phosphate synthase, producing MVKERTTKLLDKINLPKDVRKLEVSDLSLLSKELRDFIIESVAINGGHFAASLGVVELTVALHYVFNTPEDTLIWDVGHQAYGHKILTGRKDVFHTNRQLGGISGFPKMSESEYDSFGVGHSSTSISAALGMAEADKIKGNKKRNHIAVIGDGSLTGGMSFEALNNAGVSNANLLVVLNDNRIAIDPNVGALKDFLVSATASVSYNKFRDNIWKLLGKTKKYGPNAQSFASKIEHSTKTFFFKQSNLFEALKFRYFGPIDGHDVEKTVKILQQLKHIEGPKILHIITTKGKGYKYAEEDQTRFHAPGLFDVKTGKSLKKTNGNEAPKYQDVFGKTLVELARKNKNIIGVTPAMPTGSSMTYMLKEFPDRSFDVGIAEQHAVTFSAGLATQGLKPFCAIYSTFLQRAYDQLIHDVCIQKLPVVFCIDRAGLVGDDGATHHGAFDISYLQSIPNLVIASPLNEIELRNMMFTAQNHDMPFAIRYPRGQGVTKDWKKPMKKLQIGKGQMINDGDDIAILSIGHVGNNVIEAVNKLKKENISVAHYDMRFVKPIDEELLHKIAKKHNKIITVENGSLSGGFGSTVLEFLSNNNYTTKVKRLGIPDKFIDHGTIPELQNICGFNTKGIIDSVKEIIKIK